One Vigna unguiculata cultivar IT97K-499-35 chromosome 11, ASM411807v1, whole genome shotgun sequence DNA window includes the following coding sequences:
- the LOC114168529 gene encoding uncharacterized protein LOC114168529: MAMNQSKAVLLRVSLVVVALCIAGYIVGPPLYWHFVEGLAAVSHSSPSACAPCVCDCSSQPILSIPQGLSNTSFGDCAKSDPEVSGDTEKNFAELLTEELKLRENQAMENQQHADMALLEAKKIASQYQKEADKCNSGMETCEEAREKSELALVEQKKLTALWELRARQKGWKEGLAKSHARSQGKVQSS; this comes from the exons ATGGCTATGAACCAATCAAAGGCTGTGTTGTTGAGAGTGAGTTTGGTGGTGGTGGCTCTCTGCATAGCAGGATACATAGTGGGTCCCCCTCTCTACTGGCATTTCGTTGAAGGTTTGGCTGCAGTGAGCCACTCTTCTCCTTCTGCTTGTGCCCCCTGCGTCTGTGATTGCTCTTCTCAACCCATTCTTTCCATTCCTCAAG GGCTGAGCAACACTTCCTTTGGAG ATTGTGCAAAGTCTGATCCAGAAGTGAGTGGAGACACTGAAAAAAACTTTGCAGAGCTATTGACAGAGGAACTGAAGCTGCGGGAGAACCAAGCGATGGAAAATCAGCAACATGCAGACATGGCACTGCTTGAGGCAAAGAAGATTGCATCACAGTATCAGAAGGAAGCTGACAAGTGCAATTCAGGTATGGAAACTTGCGAAGAGGCTAGGGAGAAGTCTGAGTTGGCATTGGTGGAACAGAAGAAGCTAACTGCATTGTGGGAACTTAGAGCACGTCAGAAAGGGTGGAAAGAAGGGCTTGCCAAATCTCATGCACGCTCTCAAGGAAAAGTGCAGAGTTCTTAG
- the LOC114168870 gene encoding condensin complex subunit 2 isoform X1, which translates to MAGTLSSNSLVGQKQRFRIQSPINNFFLGSNNDKLERDEARAARAAAIRRKSLGFSQPFLANSDPCLNKQQILDLFQNCIKLASENKINQKNTWELNLIDHLTDIIKAEQEDDSETNFQKASCTLEAGVKIYSLRVDSVHSEAYKVLGGMNRAGQEAEQDTSLDGVNIESGGEESRKETNKKLSPLSTLESSFEALNVKKFDAAFVVDPLYRQTTAKFDEGGAKGLLMNNLGVYGGCRVLFDSLEVPAKCMEKQNQSDISDTIDLSFVKDCIEQMVLDMRVKDEISPTLRTIVNLFDESNRRPTDVQLHDKNSAEDLDTSFNNESGFDREEYENSNAWSDDHDDQTVVADGGYIADADPSFPNYPQDSDEPFPSPDADMDDRFDSVDGYLFLSLGFNSKQNAWAGPDHWKYRKSKASEVHPTSEDGSTLKTRQPKSKRQAEVELNFTNSLEKEMLDIFSSPKNPKSLLLPESRLPCNTKLPEDCHYQPEDLVKLFLLSNVKCLARRANRFQDGSREQSNEYESFPTWDNGSVGGDDFGDYGGDLHSDVEDSNTLISQPRQVNKIEVQYDKTSKQVDVHALKITIWDHVQESVKLPSQGQKDTLSFRNILANFPSECNAAATVSDISPHLCFICLLHLANEKGLSIQNCSNLDDLTIFLPHVADSIRGTV; encoded by the exons ATGGCGGGAACCCTAAGCTCCAACTCATTGGTGGGTCAGAAGCAGAGGTTCCGCATTCAGTCGCCCATCAACAACTTCTTCTTGGGCTCCAACAACGACAAGCTCGAGCGCGACGAGGCCCGCGCCGCCCGCGCAGCCGCAATCCGCCGCAAGAGCCTTGGCTTCAGCCAACCTTTTCTGGCCAACTCGGATCCCTGCCTCAACAAACAGCAAATCCTCGATTTGTTCCAAAACTGCATCAAACTCGCCAGCGAAAAC AAAATTAATCAGAAAAATACGTGGGAGTTGAACCTGATTGATCACCTTACTGATATCATCAAGGCCGAACAAGAAGATGACTCGGAGACTAATTTTCAAAAA GCAAGCTGCACTCTTGAGGCTGGAGTCAAAATTTATTCATTACGAGTAGATTCAGTGCATTCTGAGGCATATAAAGTTCTTGGTGGGATGAATAGAGCAGGCCAAGAAGCTGAGCAAG ACACTAGCCTGGATGGTGTTAATATTGAAAGTGGAGGAGAAGAAAGCAggaaagaaacaaacaaaaag TTGTCACCTTTGTCAACATTGGAATCATCTTTCGAGGCACTTAATGTAAAGAAGTTTGATG CTGCATTTGTTGTGGATCCTCTCTATCGCCAGACAACAGCAAAATTTGATGAAGGTGGAGCTAAGGGTCTTTTAATGAATAATCTTGGAGTATACGGTGGATGTAGGGTGCTCTTTGATTCACTAGAAGTGCCTGCGAAGTGTatggaaaaacaaaatcaatctGATATTTCAGATACTATTGATCTTTCTTTTGTCAAAG ATTGTATTGAGCAGATGGTGTTGGACATGCGTGTGAAGGATGAAATTTCTCCAACTCTGAGGACTATAGTAAACTTATTTGATGAAAGTAACAGAAGGCCCACTGATGTTCAACTTCACGACAAGAATTCAGCTGAAGATCTTGACACTTCTTTTAATAATGAAAGTGGTTTTGACAGAGAAGAATATGAGAACAGCAACGCCTGGAGTGACGATCACGATGACCAAACGGTTGTTGCCGATGGAGGCTATATTGCTGACGCAGATCCAAGTTTTCCCAATTACCCTCag GACAGTGATGAGCCATTTCCCTCCCCTGACGCTGATATGGATGACAGATTTGACAGTGTTGACGGATATTTGTTTTTGAGTCTGGGTTTTAATTCAAAGCAAAACGCATGGGCAGGCCCTGATCATTGGAAGTATCGAAAATCCAAAG CCTCAGAGGTTCATCCTACTTCCGAAGATGGGTCGACCCTAAAAACTAGACAGCCTAAGAGTAAGAGACAGGCTGAAGTTGAATTAAATTTCACAAATTCTCTTGAGAAGGAAATGCTAGATATATTTTCTTCTCCCAAGAATCCCAAATCGTTACTACTCCCCGAAAGCAGATTGCCTTGCAATACAAAACTTCCCGAGGACTGCCACTATCAGCCAGAGGATCTTGTCAAGCTGTTCCTTCTGTCGAATGTGAAG TGTCTCGCGAGGAGGGCAAACAGGTTTCAAG ACGGATCTAGAGAACAATCCAATGAATATGAATCATTCCCTACTTGGGACAATGGAAGTGTTGGTGGGGATGACTTTGGTGACTACGGAGGTGATCTTCATAGTGACGTGGAGGACTCCAACACTCTTATTAGTCAGCCTCGCCAG GTCAATAAAATTGAAGTCCAGTACGACAAGACTTCCAAACAAGTTGATGTTCATGCACTAAAAATTACTATTTGGGACCATGTTCAAGAATCTGTTAAACTTCCTTCACAG GGTCAAAAAGATACCTTATCTTTCAGGAATATTTTGGCCAACTTTCCTAGTGAATGCAATGCTGCTGCAACCGTTAGTGACATCTCACCTCACTTGTGCTTCATATGTCTATTGCATTTGGCAAACGAGAAAGGATTGAGCATTCAAAACTGCTCCAACTTAGATGATCTTACCATATTCCTTCCACATGTTGCCGACTCTATAAGGGGAACAGTTTAG
- the LOC114168870 gene encoding condensin complex subunit 2 isoform X2, translated as MAGTLSSNSLVGQKQRFRIQSPINNFFLGSNNDKLERDEARAARAAAIRRKSLGFSQPFLANSDPCLNKQQILDLFQNCIKLASENKINQKNTWELNLIDHLTDIIKAEQEDDSETNFQKASCTLEAGVKIYSLRVDSVHSEAYKVLGGMNRAGQEAEQDTSLDGVNIESGGEESRKETNKKLSPLSTLESSFEALNVKKFDAAFVVDPLYRQTTAKFDEGGAKGLLMNNLGVYGGCRVLFDSLEVPAKCMEKQNQSDISDTIDLSFVKDCIEQMVLDMRVKDEISPTLRTIVNLFDESNRRPTDVQLHDKNSAEDLDTSFNNESGFDREEYENSNAWSDDHDDQTVVADGGYIADADPSFPNYPQDSDEPFPSPDADMDDRFDSVDGYLFLSLGFNSKQNAWAGPDHWKYRKSKEVHPTSEDGSTLKTRQPKSKRQAEVELNFTNSLEKEMLDIFSSPKNPKSLLLPESRLPCNTKLPEDCHYQPEDLVKLFLLSNVKCLARRANRFQDGSREQSNEYESFPTWDNGSVGGDDFGDYGGDLHSDVEDSNTLISQPRQVNKIEVQYDKTSKQVDVHALKITIWDHVQESVKLPSQGQKDTLSFRNILANFPSECNAAATVSDISPHLCFICLLHLANEKGLSIQNCSNLDDLTIFLPHVADSIRGTV; from the exons ATGGCGGGAACCCTAAGCTCCAACTCATTGGTGGGTCAGAAGCAGAGGTTCCGCATTCAGTCGCCCATCAACAACTTCTTCTTGGGCTCCAACAACGACAAGCTCGAGCGCGACGAGGCCCGCGCCGCCCGCGCAGCCGCAATCCGCCGCAAGAGCCTTGGCTTCAGCCAACCTTTTCTGGCCAACTCGGATCCCTGCCTCAACAAACAGCAAATCCTCGATTTGTTCCAAAACTGCATCAAACTCGCCAGCGAAAAC AAAATTAATCAGAAAAATACGTGGGAGTTGAACCTGATTGATCACCTTACTGATATCATCAAGGCCGAACAAGAAGATGACTCGGAGACTAATTTTCAAAAA GCAAGCTGCACTCTTGAGGCTGGAGTCAAAATTTATTCATTACGAGTAGATTCAGTGCATTCTGAGGCATATAAAGTTCTTGGTGGGATGAATAGAGCAGGCCAAGAAGCTGAGCAAG ACACTAGCCTGGATGGTGTTAATATTGAAAGTGGAGGAGAAGAAAGCAggaaagaaacaaacaaaaag TTGTCACCTTTGTCAACATTGGAATCATCTTTCGAGGCACTTAATGTAAAGAAGTTTGATG CTGCATTTGTTGTGGATCCTCTCTATCGCCAGACAACAGCAAAATTTGATGAAGGTGGAGCTAAGGGTCTTTTAATGAATAATCTTGGAGTATACGGTGGATGTAGGGTGCTCTTTGATTCACTAGAAGTGCCTGCGAAGTGTatggaaaaacaaaatcaatctGATATTTCAGATACTATTGATCTTTCTTTTGTCAAAG ATTGTATTGAGCAGATGGTGTTGGACATGCGTGTGAAGGATGAAATTTCTCCAACTCTGAGGACTATAGTAAACTTATTTGATGAAAGTAACAGAAGGCCCACTGATGTTCAACTTCACGACAAGAATTCAGCTGAAGATCTTGACACTTCTTTTAATAATGAAAGTGGTTTTGACAGAGAAGAATATGAGAACAGCAACGCCTGGAGTGACGATCACGATGACCAAACGGTTGTTGCCGATGGAGGCTATATTGCTGACGCAGATCCAAGTTTTCCCAATTACCCTCag GACAGTGATGAGCCATTTCCCTCCCCTGACGCTGATATGGATGACAGATTTGACAGTGTTGACGGATATTTGTTTTTGAGTCTGGGTTTTAATTCAAAGCAAAACGCATGGGCAGGCCCTGATCATTGGAAGTATCGAAAATCCAAAG AGGTTCATCCTACTTCCGAAGATGGGTCGACCCTAAAAACTAGACAGCCTAAGAGTAAGAGACAGGCTGAAGTTGAATTAAATTTCACAAATTCTCTTGAGAAGGAAATGCTAGATATATTTTCTTCTCCCAAGAATCCCAAATCGTTACTACTCCCCGAAAGCAGATTGCCTTGCAATACAAAACTTCCCGAGGACTGCCACTATCAGCCAGAGGATCTTGTCAAGCTGTTCCTTCTGTCGAATGTGAAG TGTCTCGCGAGGAGGGCAAACAGGTTTCAAG ACGGATCTAGAGAACAATCCAATGAATATGAATCATTCCCTACTTGGGACAATGGAAGTGTTGGTGGGGATGACTTTGGTGACTACGGAGGTGATCTTCATAGTGACGTGGAGGACTCCAACACTCTTATTAGTCAGCCTCGCCAG GTCAATAAAATTGAAGTCCAGTACGACAAGACTTCCAAACAAGTTGATGTTCATGCACTAAAAATTACTATTTGGGACCATGTTCAAGAATCTGTTAAACTTCCTTCACAG GGTCAAAAAGATACCTTATCTTTCAGGAATATTTTGGCCAACTTTCCTAGTGAATGCAATGCTGCTGCAACCGTTAGTGACATCTCACCTCACTTGTGCTTCATATGTCTATTGCATTTGGCAAACGAGAAAGGATTGAGCATTCAAAACTGCTCCAACTTAGATGATCTTACCATATTCCTTCCACATGTTGCCGACTCTATAAGGGGAACAGTTTAG